The window GGCCGGCCGTTTCCATGGCGTCTTGCAGGGCCATCGCGTTCATGACGGTGCCCAGCATGCCGATGTAATCGGCGGTGGCCGGGTCCATGCCCTTGCCGTTGCGCTCGCCGCGCCAGAAGTTGCCGCCGCCAATCACGATGGCCAGCTCGACCCCCGTGCCGTCCAGCGCCGCCGTGATGCGCCGGGCCAGCGCCGCAGTGGTTTCAGGGCTGATGCCAAAACCGGATTCGCCAGCCAGAAATTCGCCTGACAGCTTGAGTAAGACGCGCTTGAACATGTGTACCTCGCTCGGGGGCGTGAACAGAAATCCGGCAGCCAGGACACGCGGCTGCCGGAGAAACGTACAGAAAAAGAGGCCGCGTCAGGAAAAAGGCCCCTTCTCAGGGGCCCTGTTCAGATTTACGCGCCGATCTCGAAGCGCACGAAGCGCTTGACCTTGGCGTCGCCCAGGTACTTGGCAACGGTCAGGCTGTTGTCCTTCACGAAGGCCTGCTCGGGCAGCACCTTCTCGGAGTAGAACTTGCCGATCTGGCCCTCGACGATCTTCTCGACGATCTGCTGGGGCTTGCCCTCGTTCAGCGCCTTGTTCGTGAGGATTTCGCGCTCTTTCTCGATGTCGCTGCTGTTCACTTCGTCGCGGGTCAGGAACTGCGGGCGCTCGGCGGCCACGTGCAGGGCCACGTCCTTGGCCTTGGTGTCGTCGCCGCCTTCCACGTCCACCAGCACGCCAATCTTGCCGTTGCTGTGCACGTAGCCGGCCACGGTGCTGCCTTCCAGGTAGGCCACGCGGTTCAGGACGATGTTCTCGCCGATCTTACCGGCGGTCGCGGCGACCAGGGTGGCGACAGTCTCGCCGTTCACGCTGAAGTTCTTGAATTCTTCGAGGTCGCTCGTCTTGGCGTCCAGCGCGGCCTGGGCCAGCTGCTCCACCACGGCCTGGAAGTCGCTGTTGCGGGCGACGAAGTCGGTTTCGCTGTTCACTTCCACGATGGCGGCGCGGTTGCCGTCCACCTTGAAGCGCACGATGCCTTCCTTGGCTTCGCGGTCACCCTTCTTCACGGCCTTGGCAATGCCGCGCTCGCGCAGCAGGGCAATGGCCTTGTCTTCGTCGTTGCCGGCGTCGGCCAGGGCCTTTTTCACGTCCATCATGCCTGCGCCCGTCAGTTCACGGAGTTTCTTGATCGATTCCAGCATGGGTATCCCTCCTGGGAAAGAAAGTGAAGCGGCTTTGGTGCGGCTTGAAAAAGGGGCGGTCCGGGCAAAGCACCTTCGCCGGACGCAGCCCCCTTCCGGCCTCTGTTTAGGCTTCGATGCTCTCGGTGTCTTCGGTCTGCTCGGCGCCGCCCTCGGCCGCGCCCACATCTTCGCCGCCGCCGCGCGCTTCGACCAGCAGGTCGCCGATGCGGTGGGTGATCAGCTGGATGGAACGGATGGCGTCGTCGTTGCCGGGCACGATGTAGTCAATGACATCCGGGTCAGAGTCCGTGTCAGCCAGGGCGATCACGGGGATGCCCAGACGGTTGGCTTCCTGCACGGCGATAACTTCCTTGGTGGGGTCCACCACGAAGATCGCGTCGGGCAGGCGGCTCATCTTGCGGATGCCGCCCACGAAGCGCTGCAGGCGCTCGCGCTCGGCGGCCAGCTTGATGCGCTCGGCCTTCAGGCGGTCATTGACGCGGCCGGACTCGAACATATCGTCGAGTTCGTTCAGGCGATCAATGCGGGTGCGCATGGTCTTGAAGTTGGTGAGCATGCCGCCCAGCCAGCGGCTGGTCACGAAGGGCATGCCGGTGCGGCGGGCTTCCAGTTCCACGATTTCCTGGGCCTGCTTCTTGGTGCCCACGAACAGGATGACGCCGCCGCGCTCGGCGAGGTCCTTGATGAAGTCGAAGGAGCGGTCCACCTGCTTGAGGGTTTTCTGCAGGTCGATGATGAAAATGCCGTTGCGCTCGGCGAAGATGAAACGCTTGAACTTGGGGTTCCAGCGCTTGGTTTCGTGGCCGAAGTGCACGCCCGCTTCCAGCAGCTGCTTCATGGAGATGTACGACATGGAAACTCCTGAGCGTTGAGTGGGAAAAAGTTTGCCGTCCGCGTGCCAGCCCCGCGTTCAGGGGCCAGGCCCAGGCGCGACGCTCGAGCGCGCACAGGCAGGGTCACGGGGGCACCCAAACGGAGAGTATAGACCAATTTCACAGCGCGGGGGAGAGGCGCAGGGCTTCCTGGGCGACCTCCAGTGTCTGCCGGGCCATGTCGGTCTGATCTTCTTCCGTATGCCACGCCGCCGATAAGCCCGCGTAGGCCGCCACCCAGGCCAGCAGGCGGGCGTGGTCCAGCCCCGCAGCGGCGGCAAGCACGCCCGCCTGCCGCGCCAGTCGCCCGGGCTGCGTTGCCACCTCCAGCGAGGGGTTGCACAGCATGTTGGCGAAATCAAAGGTTCGCTCGCCAATCAACCCCTTGGGATCGATCACCAGCCAGCCGCGTTCTGCGCTGTGCAGGACATTGCCGTGATGCAGGTCGCCATGCAGGGGGCGCACGTCCCGGGGCGAGGCCAGCAGGGTCTGGGCCACCCGCCAGCACTGCGCGAACAGATCGCTCTGCGTGGAAGCGTCAAAAAGGGCCTCAAACCACCAGTCCAGAGGAAGAAGTTGGCGTGGCGGATCAGGGCGGGGGAGATGCACCTGCGCGGCGGCCTGACACAGAATCCGGCTGGCGTCATCGTCTTGGCCTGCCGCTACCATCGCCATCAGGTCGTGTGCGCCTTCAACCCGTTCCAGCACAACCGCGCGCCTACCCTGGCGGTACACCTGCGCGGCGCCCACGCCGCCTAGCCACACCATCAGGAGGTTTCCGCGCCGCTCTTCCTCGCTCCTGGCCACTTTCAGCATGGCTTTTCTGCCCTGCCAGCGTACCGGGCACAGGTCGCTGCTGTGGGTGGCAAAGGGCTCGCCGTCCGGTTCCAGACCCCAACGTCGGATATAGGTCTGTGCCCTCATCCCCTCAGTCTGCACCTTCCGGCGGACGCCACTG of the Deinococcus aquaedulcis genome contains:
- the tsf gene encoding translation elongation factor Ts, whose protein sequence is MLESIKKLRELTGAGMMDVKKALADAGNDEDKAIALLRERGIAKAVKKGDREAKEGIVRFKVDGNRAAIVEVNSETDFVARNSDFQAVVEQLAQAALDAKTSDLEEFKNFSVNGETVATLVAATAGKIGENIVLNRVAYLEGSTVAGYVHSNGKIGVLVDVEGGDDTKAKDVALHVAAERPQFLTRDEVNSSDIEKEREILTNKALNEGKPQQIVEKIVEGQIGKFYSEKVLPEQAFVKDNSLTVAKYLGDAKVKRFVRFEIGA
- the rpsB gene encoding 30S ribosomal protein S2, translating into MSYISMKQLLEAGVHFGHETKRWNPKFKRFIFAERNGIFIIDLQKTLKQVDRSFDFIKDLAERGGVILFVGTKKQAQEIVELEARRTGMPFVTSRWLGGMLTNFKTMRTRIDRLNELDDMFESGRVNDRLKAERIKLAAERERLQRFVGGIRKMSRLPDAIFVVDPTKEVIAVQEANRLGIPVIALADTDSDPDVIDYIVPGNDDAIRSIQLITHRIGDLLVEARGGGEDVGAAEGGAEQTEDTESIEA
- a CDS encoding aminoglycoside phosphotransferase family protein — its product is MRAQTYIRRWGLEPDGEPFATHSSDLCPVRWQGRKAMLKVARSEEERRGNLLMVWLGGVGAAQVYRQGRRAVVLERVEGAHDLMAMVAAGQDDDASRILCQAAAQVHLPRPDPPRQLLPLDWWFEALFDASTQSDLFAQCWRVAQTLLASPRDVRPLHGDLHHGNVLHSAERGWLVIDPKGLIGERTFDFANMLCNPSLEVATQPGRLARQAGVLAAAAGLDHARLLAWVAAYAGLSAAWHTEEDQTDMARQTLEVAQEALRLSPAL